In one Dreissena polymorpha isolate Duluth1 chromosome 7, UMN_Dpol_1.0, whole genome shotgun sequence genomic region, the following are encoded:
- the LOC127839582 gene encoding uncharacterized protein LOC127839582, with product MKATYLNYFWTAILVQATLHCCVQCNCCDDHSCYAYNYPNSICPYGCKDGYRGEECTLRCANDCQRCDRYSVRCSTCNNWYYLDSNGYCCYQGCLCNNFSFCYGCIQGYYKNGYFCSPCSNNCTSCIDWNRCVECNQGYFKQLYQYNSESYYFCYQCMNTCMTCTNSSTCDVCKTGFHGLQCQQRCSTNCKGGYCYKETGECTCFEVSGSKCDTCLEGYYGPDCSKLCSPGCKDGCDGKIGTCTCKPKHTGRLCDTCIDGWFGQNCEQACRQNCKSCTDGHTCVECIDGYHDNDCSQNCSGGCLDMLCRQNDAVCTRGCKPGYSSAYCCQPGMFGLSCESNCPSNCGTCTSLAECQSCKDGFHGSLCNQTCPAMCNSCTSPWICTACNNGYTGVTCQISCPKNCLKCSNDGKCETCKGGFSRPDTGCQCLDTLCTSPECISCANSTYYKEGSTCCPCNSKCKHNTCISSDHCIDGCKDGFFGVNCEFNCTQIDIMCSACSGNSLVSSFCKSCNYGYFAYTNRTCMTCSGLCVEGQCNSSNGLCEKGCKDGFWKPRCDHNCSEMCTACNQVSGDCLTCSLTSIFGAKCDMPCSKTCINTSCHNNGICTSGCISDFYGPSCEKSCPTDCARSGNGTRCSHATGLCLFGCNEGFIGEDCMTALELDNSEGTLQAAAIGGGVAAAVIVSLVVVVGLVIFFRRRSHAPKTETISEESNNASNSSAPVYALVTRREHPVSVYENTSSVKANNTAVQVQNPVHTKSRLDPVSPREGTSITTEDSLEIDEWDSIARSNAIIFEENGGVYYNNIEKVKALKIQVEELKRFVITKNMDYFKKEFEKLPYGLLKEYRVSQMKANIGKNRYKGIYPYDDSRVKVRGGDTDYINASFIDGYKKRNEYIATLGPMSKQLGNFATFWRMVWQHNVEKIVMVTNLVEEAASICYCIKDKCEKYWPSVGSTQMYGDIQVVCESEEEFAEFSRRKFTVTKESHTRTLTHLQFTSWPDKDVPEDVTSIIEFRQNVLRAPAKLEGPTIVHCSAGVGRTGTFIAIDILTNEGEAEGAIDVPGCVLNLRQKRPNMVQTVGQYAYLHHAVVHSLTFDSKPVASAKFQLYMDTTSKDKIRNMFYHLQETASFGSSDETEAVARNEKRTDKNREGADVPGDENRPKLYLNRKPGSTDYVNAVYVNSFQKNNNYILAQTPLTNTVVDFLALLVQANCACIVSLESANMNAVDIGVYLPADNNVLQNGIFSVRCSKPEANEYRNKRTLTVEHRANQPNEALSLTYLEFTDWNTEERIPNSPANFRRFIAEVDAVTANSSDRPVLIHCLDGASNCGLFCVVATLLQKIEVEHEVSVANAVRKVKTRRKGAIPNLEQFLFCHDCVLDYTQSFKIYSNCAAELSDC from the exons ATGAAGGCAACATACCTCAATTACTTTTGGACAGCGATTCTCGTACAAG CTACGCTTCACTGCTGTGTACAATGCAACTGTTGTGATGACCATAGTTGCTACGCCTACAATTACCCCAACTCAATCTGCCCATATGGCTGCAAAGATGGGTATAGGGGAGAAGAATGCACATTAAGATGCGCAAACGATTGTCAGAGATGTGACCGTTATTCCGTGCGATGCAGCACGTGCAATAATTGGTATTACTTAGACTCTAATGGATATTGTTGCTACCAAGGGTGTCTTTGCAACAACTTTTCCTTTTGCTATGGATGTATACAAGGGTATTACAAAAACGGTTACTTTTGTAGCCCATGCAGCAACAATTGTACATCTTGTATAGACTGGAACAGATGCGTTGAATGCAATCAAGGatattttaagcaattatatCAGTATAATTCTGaaagttattatttttgttatcaatgtATGAACACATGTATGACGTGCACAAATAGCAGCACTTGCGATGTTTGCAAAACAGGATTTCATGGTCTGCAGTGTCAGCAACGTTGTTCAACTAACTGCAAGGGCGGCTACTGTTATAAAGAAACCGGGGAATGTACCTGTTTTGAAGTCAGTGGAAGTAAATGCGACACGTGTCTAGAGGGATATTATGGGCCCGATTGTTCCAAGCTGTGCTCACCAGGTTGCAAGGATGGTTGTGACGGAAAAATTGGAACGTGTACATGTAAGCCAAAACATACAGGTCGGTTGTGTGATACGTGCATTGACGGATGGTTTGGGCAAAATTGCGAACAAGCCTGTAGACAGAATTGCAAATCATGTACGGACGGACACACGTGTGTGGAATGCATTGATGGATACCATGATAACGACTGCAGTCAAAATTGCTCAGGCGGATGTCTCGACATGTTATGTCGCCAGAACGATGCCGTTTGTACACGTGGATGTAAACCCGGATACTCCAGTGCATATTGCTGTCAACCAGGTATGTTTGGATTGTCGTGTGAGAGCAACTGTCCATCAAATTGTGGTACGTGTACATCTCTGGCCGAATGTCAAAGTTGTAAAGACGGCTTTCATGGATCATTATGCAACCAAACTTGTCCTGCTATGTGCAACAGTTGCACCTCGCCTTGGATCTGTACTGCATGCAACAACGGATATACCGGGGTAACTTGTCAGATAAGCTGTCCTAAAAACTGCTTGAAATGTAGTAATGATGGCAAATGTGAAACATGCAAAGGTGGATTTTCTAGACCAGATACAGGATGTCAGTGTTTAGATACTCTATGTACGTCTCCTGAGTGTATATCATGTGCGAATTCAACATACTATAAGGAAGGATCTACATGTTGCCCTTGCAACAGTAAATGTAAACATAACACATGCATATCAAGTGATCATTGTATAGACGGATGTAAAGATGGCTTTTTCGGAGTCAATTGCGAGTTCAACTGTACGCAGATCGACATTATGTGTTCTGCGTGTAGTGGTAATAGTCTTGTTTCTTCTTTTTGTAAAAGCTGTAATTATGGATATTTTGCGTATACAAACCGTACATGTATGACATGTTCAGGTTTGTGTGTGGAAGGTCAATGTAATAGTTCCAATGGACTTTGTGAAAAGGGTTGCAAAGATGGATTCTGGAAGCCAAGGTGTGACCATAATTGTAGTGAAATGTGTACCGCATGTAACCAGGTTAGTGGAGATTGTTTGACTTGCTCATTGACAAGTATTTTCGGTGCAAAGTGTGATATGCCATGTAGTAAAACGTGTATTAATACATCATGTCATAACAATGGGATTTGCACCAGCGGATGCATATCTGATTTCTATGGACCATCCTGTGAGAAGTCGTGTCCTACCGATTGTGCCCGTAGTGGTAACGGAACAAGATGTTCACATGCAACAGGTTTATGTCTGTTTGGCTGCAACGAAGGATTTATAGGAGAAGATTGCATGACAG CTCTCGAGTTAGACAATAGTGAAGGTACATTACAAGCAGCAGCAATAGGAGGAGGAGTGGCAGCTGCCGTGATAGTTTCTCTTGTTGTGGTCGTAGGATTAGTTATCTTCTTCCGTAGAAG ATCTCATGCACCAAAAACTGAAACCATCTCAGAAGAATCAAACAATGCAAGCAACTCGTCTGCACCAGTGTATGCATTAGTCACGCGCAGAG agCATCCGGTTTCGGTGTATGAAAACACTTCGTCTGTAAAAGCAAATAATACAGCAGTTCAAGTGCAGAACCCTGTTCACACAAAAAGTCGTCTGGACCCGGTCTCCCCAAGGGAAGGCACTTCAATAACAACAGAAGACAGTTTAGAAATCG ATGAATGGGACAGTATCGCTCGCAGTAATGCGATCATATTCGAAGAAAACGGAGGGGTGTACTACAACAACATCGAGAAAgtaaaggcactgaaaattcaaGTTGAAGAACTGAAGAGATTTGTGATAACAAAGAATATGGACTACTTCAAGAAAGAGTTTGAG AAACTTCCGTACGGGCTTCTAAAAGAGTACCGGGTTTCGCAAATGAAGGCAAACATTGGCAAAAACAGATACAAAGGCATTTATCCTT ATGACGACTCCAGAGTGAAAGTTCGAGGTGGAGACACTGACTATATCAATGCTAGTTTCATTGAC GGTTACAAAAAGCGGAACGAATACATTGCAACATTGG GCCCCATGTCTAAACAACTTGGCAATTTTGCGACTTTCTGGAGAATGGTGTGGCAACATAACGTAGAAAAAATTGTGATGGTCACAAATCTGGTAGAGGAAGCGGCGAgtatatgttattgtatt AAAGACAAGTGCGAGAAGTACTGGCCCAGCGTTGGTTCCACCCAAATGTACGGTGATATACAAGTCGTATGTGAGAGTGAAGAAGAATTTGCCGAATTTTCACGACGAAAATTTACTGTTACGAAG GAGAGTCACACGCGGACATTGACTCACTTGCAATTCACATCGTGGCCAGACAAAGACGTTCCAGAGGACGTTACATCAATCATAGAATTCAGGCAGAATGTCCTTCGTGCTCCGGCGAAACTCGAAGGACCCACAATCGTGCACTGCAG TGCAGGCGTTGGTCGCACTGGTACCTTCATAGCTATCGATATTCTCACAAATGAGGGCGAAGCCGAAGGAGCTATAGATGTTCCTGGCTGTGTACTGAACCTGCGACAAAAGAGGCCAAATATGGTACAGACAGTG GGACAGTACGCCTATCTTCACCATGCTGTTGTCCACTCGCTCACATTTGACAGTAAGCCAGTGGCCAGTGCAAAGTTCCAATTGTACATGGACACGACATCAAAGGATAAAATCAGGAACATGTTTTAT CACTTGCAAGAAACAGCGTCATTCGGATCATCGGATGAAACCGAAGCAGTTGCAAGAAACGAAAAACGTACTGACAAGAACAGAGAGGGAGCTGATGTCCCAG gTGATGAAAATCGCCCCAAGCTATACCTAAACCGGAAACCAGGTTCCACAGACTATGTCAATGCTGTTTATGTCAAC AGTTTccagaaaaataataattacatccTTGCACAAACTCCGTTAACAAACACCGTCGTCGATTTCCTCGCATTGCTTGTCCAAGCAAACTGTGCGTGCATTGTAAGTTTGGAATCAGCAAATATGAACGCAGTG GACATCGGTGTGTACTTACCTGCGGACAATAATGTGTTGCAGAATGGAATATTTAGCGTCCGTTGTTCGAAGCCAGAGGCAAATGAGTACCGAAATAAACGGACGTTGACCGTTGAGCATCGAGCGAATCAG CCCAACGAGGCTTTGTCGTTAACGTACCTGGAGTTTACAGACTGGAACACGGAAGAGAGAATACCAAATTCTCCTGCTAATTTCCGCCGATTCATTGCAGAAGTTGACGCAGTAACAGCCAATAGCTCTGATCGACCAGTTTTGATACATTGTCT GGATGGTGCCAGTAATTGCGGCCTATTCTGTGTGGTTGCCACTCTCCTACAGAAGATAGAGGTGGAACATGAAGTCAGCGTAGCGAACGCTGTGCGGAAGGTGAAGACAAGAAGAAAGGGCGCGATCCCTAACTTA GAGCAGTTTCTGTTCTGCCATGACTGTGTCCTTGACTATACTCAGAGCTTCAAAATCTACTCAAATTGTGCCGCTGAGCTCTCCGATTGCTGA